A window of archaeon BMS3Bbin15 genomic DNA:
CTCAGGGGTGAGGATGTAAAAAAGGGACAGCTTATTATTAAAAAGGGTAGAAAAATAAATTCTCAGGAAATTGCCATGCTTTCAGCCCTGGGTACAGGTCATATTAAAGTTGTGAGAAAGCCAGAAGTGGCTGTGATTTCCACTGGAGATGAACTTACAGAGCCTGGCAAAGAGCTTGAGGCAGGTAAAATTTATGATGTTAACAGCTTTGCTCTGGAGGCTCTCTCTAAAGAAGCAGGATGTAATGTTGACAGAATAGGTATTCTCGAAGATAACTATACAACCATCAAAGAAACTATTAAAGCTCTTGAGGGCTATGATATCATTCTAATAAGCGGCGCCACAAGTGTGGGCAAAAAGGATGTCATCCCGATTATAGTGGAGGAGCTGGGCAGAGTTTATGTCCATGGGGTTGCAATGCGTCCCGGCGAGCCTCTGGGCTTCGGCAGAATCGGAAAGAGTATAGTATTTATGCTCCCGGGCTTTCCTGTCGCCAGCATAGTGGGCTTCGAAACTTTTGTCAGGCCTTTAATCCAGAAGCTCTCAAAGACAAGGATAAAAGTGCCTTACAGGAGTATTAAAGTAAGGCTTAAAAGAAAAATTTCCTCGGAGCTTGGAAGAAGAGATTTTGTCAGGGTGAAGGTTACAGTGCAGAAAGACGGTTACAGTGCAGAGCCTCTGAGAAGCTCCGGCTCAGGCATAGTCTCAAGTCTTGTGAGAGCTCAGGGCTTTGTTATTGTACCAGAGAATACTGAAGGGGTTGAGCAGGATGATATTGTAGAGGTCTTCCTTTTCAGAGATATAGAAGAGTGAAGGCTTTTTTCAGGGCCAACTAAAACATATTTTTACCTGCACCACTTTTAACAACAAGCACAGGTATCTCTGAACGGTGAACCACCTCTCTCGAAACACTGCCAAGCATAAACTTGCTTATACCACTGCCATAGGAGGCAAGCACAACGAGGTTGTAATTGCCCTCTTCTGTTTCCTTCATTATCTCATCAGCCACTCTCCCTTTACGTACCTTTGTGCCTGCCTTTATTCCGTAATTCTCAAGAATCTTTACACCGGTTTCAAGAGATTTGCTCACAGCCTTTGGCGTGCCCAACTTTCTGAGCCTGTGAATATCATCCTTGAAAAGCTCGAAATACTCGTTATATTCTTCATACTTCTTTTCAAAGTCTGGTATTACACGCAAAACAGTTACTTCTGGGCCTGTAT
This region includes:
- the moeA_1 gene encoding molybdopterin molybdenumtransferase, with protein sequence MEVREKGFKSLTPVLEALEMLLKLAEPMADNQVPVREALGRVLAEDIVSERDIPPFNRAAMDGYAVRGEDTFGATQTNPIYFKVIGEVLTGHPEDIEVGRFDAVKITTGSPVPNGADAVVMIEYINELGDEIEVMKATPPGNNVSLRGEDVKKGQLIIKKGRKINSQEIAMLSALGTGHIKVVRKPEVAVISTGDELTEPGKELEAGKIYDVNSFALEALSKEAGCNVDRIGILEDNYTTIKETIKALEGYDIILISGATSVGKKDVIPIIVEELGRVYVHGVAMRPGEPLGFGRIGKSIVFMLPGFPVASIVGFETFVRPLIQKLSKTRIKVPYRSIKVRLKRKISSELGRRDFVRVKVTVQKDGYSAEPLRSSGSGIVSSLVRAQGFVIVPENTEGVEQDDIVEVFLFRDIEE
- a CDS encoding universal stress protein family protein, yielding MNIVSCVLQILPDALIILLSPESPSRPKFKYFICRFYYNGGKKIKVLICTDGSKFAEEAIDQAGYLLKHTGPEVTVLRVIPDFEKKYEEYNEYFELFKDDIHRLRKLGTPKAVSKSLETGVKILENYGIKAGTKVRKGRVADEIMKETEEGNYNLVVLASYGSGISKFMLGSVSREVVHRSEIPVLVVKSGAGKNMF